The Colletotrichum higginsianum IMI 349063 chromosome 2, whole genome shotgun sequence genome has a segment encoding these proteins:
- a CDS encoding BRCA1 C Terminus domain-containing protein: protein MESLHPRDSSEPPVDPAQPFKAVVVCCTSIPPDQRTQIAKRTEELGGIHKYDLTPDVTHLVVGDYDTPKYRHVAKERNDVKTMDARWIDVVGDLWMEDAEIDFAALEREWQLKPLETCGHVVDATNPAEAKRGALLLCMTGFDDPDQRASIIEKITANGGAYTGDLTKRVSHLIVAKPEGKKYKAARSWNIRTVSLAWLEQSIERGMILDEQCFDPSMPPEEQGQGAWNKANPRRVLSAKRARSGVVEGGQRKLRKTASMKLSSQRDTLWGDILGSKTISEPSALGDRADKIEVQDSGVHDRMVQPAPDAGIFSACYFFMAGFEAWKSKILAETIVSLDGQVCDTFEGMVSKGYEVTPSRRFLIVPQESQPSTHFQLPPAHADKIQIVTEFFVERCLHNKALCDPDTHALGRPFPLFPIPGFDNLSICTAGFSGIDLLHVEKAVRQIGARFAARLNETTSVLVCRTLTDTRKEKLKFALDNDIPIVSPDWLWECISTGYKVPVKEHMFPSLKQAPELQPKPKARDTREEMKQAFQRTRSEPISHASRRPAARHSTVAGGIDTSAFQDDDYQKPSDTQKPAPAIAEGLVMAFAEPGRESAKVDLAASLQFQTAKTHQMDSFGAGTVAPPLSNMTSNTLNKAPHTEPTTKAPRTLVRTTSVADSMGPTPTPVGEEPAPVEDQVNPVPAAEENQVETRPKEAEEAEELKRQRDAQKAAEKEALTSKLASLIDFKRSSESVLEEENSGQQSRRPRKRLFGRAISNASAASSGSTESRMDSMGRTADDYPPLQDAEHQQPPSTQIQYQDPGAQQHRDKIISKMRGGDGKPPAVSSQTTKKKITTIGGFDFSDEARPATGRQLRRK, encoded by the exons ATGGAATCTCTACACCCTCGGGACTCAAGCGAGCCGCCGGTTGATCCTGCGCAACCTttcaaggccgtcgtcgtgtgTTGCACCAGCATCCCGCCAGACCAGCGA ACCCAGATTGCCAAAAGGACagaggagctcggcggcatccaCAAGTACGATCTGACCCCCGACGTAACCCATCTCGTTGTAGGCGACTACGACACGCCCAAGTACCGCCATGTCGCCAAGGAACGAAACGACGTCAAGACGATGGACGCCAGGTGGATTGACGTCGTGGGAGATTTGTGGATGGAGGACGCAGAGATCGACTTTGCCGCCCTGGAGCGAGAGTGGCAGTTGAAGCCACTCGAGACGTGCGGCCATGTCGTCGATGCTACGAACCCTGCCGAAGCTAAGCGCGGAGCCTTGCTACTTTGTATGACAGGCTTCGACGATC CCGACCAGCGCGCAAGCATCATCGAAAAGATcacggccaacggcggcgcctACACCGGCGATCTGACGAAACGAGTCTCCCATTTGATCGTCGCCAAACCCGAAGGAAAGAAATACAAGGCCGCCAGGTCATGGAACATCCGCACCGTATCGCTGGCATGGCTGGAACAGAGCATCGAACGCGGCATGATCTTGGATGAGCAGTGTTTCGACCCCTCCATGCCCCCCGAGGAGCAAGGCCAGGGCGCGTGGAACAAGGCCAACCCGCGGAGGGTGTTATCGGCCaagagggcgaggtcggGCGTCGTGGAGGGGGGTCAGAGGAAGCtgaggaagacggcgagcaTGAAGCTCAGCAGCCAAAGAGACACGCTCTGGGGCGATATCCTCGGCAGCAAGACCATCAGCGAGCCCTCCGCGCTCGGTGACAGAGCCGACAAGATCGAGGTCCAAGACTCGGGCGTCCACGACCGCATGGTCCAGCCCGCCCCCGACGCAGGCATCTTCTCGGCGTGTTACTTTTTCATGGCCGGTTTCGAGGCGTGGAAATCAAAGATTCTGGCCGAGACAATCGTCTCCCTGGACGGACAAGTATGTGATACTTTCGAGGGCATGGTCTCCAAAGGCTACGAGGTCACCCCGAGTCGTAGATTTCTCATCGTACCACAAGAGTCGCAGCCGTCGACACACTTCCAGCTTCCTCCCGCGCACGCCGACAAGATCCAGATAGTGACCGAGTTCTTTGTCGAGCGGTGCTTGCATAACAAAGCCTTGTGCGATCCTGATACCCACGCCCTGGGCCGCCCCTTTCCCCTGTTTCCCATCCCCGGCTTCGACAACCTGTCCATTTGCACGGCGGGCTTCTCCGGCATCGACCTTCTCCACGTGGAAAAGGCTGTCAGGCAGATTGGTGCCAGGTTCGCAGCGAGACTCAACGAAACTACTTCGGTACTAGTGTGCCGGACCCTCACAGATACGAGAAAGGAGAAGCTCAAGTTCGCCCTTGACAACGACATCCCCATCGTCAGCCCGGACTGGCTATGGGAGTGCATATCGACGGGCTACAAAGTGCCGGTGAAGGAACACATGTTTCCATCGCTGAAACAGGCTCCTGAGCTCCAGCCCAAGCCAAAAGCCAGGGATACCAGGGAAGAAATGAAGCAGGCCTTTCAGAGGACACGATCGGAGCCTATCTCTCATGCCTCAAGGAGGCCAGCCGCCAGACACTCGACTGTTGCCGGAGGCATCGACACCAGCGCCTTCCAAGACGATGACTACCAGAAGCCTTCGGACACAcagaagccggcgccggctaTAGCAGAGGGCTTGGTCATGGCCTTTGCAGAGCCGGGGAGAGAGTCCGCAAAGGTGGACTTGGCTGCCTCGTTACAATTCCAGACTGCCAAAACACACCAAATGGACAGCTTCGGCGCAGGAAccgtggcgccgccgctATCAAACATGACTTCAAACACGCTGAATAAGGCGCCACACACTGAGCCAACGACCAAAGCCCCCAGGACGCTGGTCAGAACCACGAGCGTAGCCGACAGCATGGGGCCGACGCCTACTCCCGTCGGGGAGGAGCCAGCCCCTGTCGAAGACCAGGTCAACCCAgtgccggcggccgaggaaaACCAAGTCGAGACGAGGCCGAaagaggcggaggaggcggaggagttgaagaggcagagagacgCTCAaaaggcggccgagaaggaggcctTGACTTCCAAGCTAGCATCCCTCATCGACTTCAAACGCAGCTCTGAAAGCGTGCTCGAGGAAGAGAACTCGGGCCAGCAGTCAAGACGTCCTCGCAAACGGCTATTCGGAAGGGCCATCAGCAACGCGTCGGCAGCATCTAGTGGAAGCACCGAGTCGCGCATGGACTCGATGGGCCGCACGGCAGACGACTATCCGCCGCTGCAGGACGCCGAACATCAgcagccgccgtcgacgcaGATCCAGTACCAGGACCCTGGTGCCCAGCAGCACCGGGACAAGATCATCAGCAAGATGCGCGGCGGGGACGGCAAACCCCCCGCTGTCAGTAGCCAGacgaccaagaagaagatcacGACGATAGGGGGCTTCGACTTTAGTGACGAAGCGAGGCCTGCCACCGGCAGGCAGCTCCGGCGCAAGTAG